The Ascaphus truei isolate aAscTru1 chromosome 20, aAscTru1.hap1, whole genome shotgun sequence genome includes the window tactgcagccctcactacagatacatctactactacagcactcactacagatacatctactactgcagcacccactacagatacatctactactgtagcacccactacagatacatctactactgcagcactcactacagatacatctactactgcagcactcactacagatacatctactactgcagcactcactacagatacatctactacagcagcacccactacagatacccctactacagcagcacccactacagatacccctactactgcaacacccactacagatacccctactacttcAGCACtaactacagatacatctactactgcagcactcactacagatatatctactactgcagcactcactacagatatatctactactgcagcactcactacagatacatctactactgcagcactcactacagatacatctactgcTGTAGCACTCACTACAGAGACATCTACTACTACAACACTCACTACAGTTATATCTattactgcagcacccactacagatacatctactactgtagcacccactacagatacatctactactacagcactcactacagatacatctactactgcagcacccactacagatacatctactactgcagcacccactacagatacccctactactgcaacacccactacagatacatctactactgcagcacccactacagatacatctactactacagcactcactacagatacatctactactacAGCCCTCACTACAGATACAACTACTACTacagcactcactacagatacatctactactgcagcactagcaacagatacatctactactgcagcactcactacagatacatctactactgcagcactcactacagatacatctactactgcagcacccactacagatattTCTACTACTACAACACCCACTACAGATAAATCTACTACTTCAGCACTAACAACAGCTATATCTACTACTGCtgcactcactacagatacacCTACCACTGCAGCTCCTACAGCTACATCtactactactgcagcactcactacagatacatctactacaccagcacccactacagatacatctactactgcagcactgactacagatacatctactacagCAGCACTcactacagttacccctactactgcagcacccactacagatacccctactactgcagaaCCCACTACACTTCCCccaactactgcagcacccactacagatacccctactactgcagaactccctacagatacccctactactgcagcaccaactacagatacccctactactgcagcacccactacagatacatctactactgcagcactcactacagataTATCTACTacagcactcactacagatacatctactactgctgcactcactacagatacacCTACCACTGCAGCTCCTACAGCTACATCtactactactgcagcactcacaacagatacatctactactgcaacactcactacagatacatctactactgcagcactgactacagatacatctactacagcagcactcactacagatacatctactacaacaacactcactacagatacatctactactgcagcactcactacagatacatctactattacagcactcactacagatacatctactactacaacactcactacagatacatctactactacagcactcactacagatacatctactactgcagcactcactacagatacatctactactactgcactcactacagatacatctactactacaacactcactacagatacatctactacttcagcactcactacagatacatctactactacaacactcactacagatacatctactactacagcactcactacagatacatctactactgcaacactcactacagatacatctactactacagcactcactacagatacatctactactacAGCACTCACAGATACCCCTACGACTGCAGCACTAAccacagatacatctactactgcagccctcactacagatacatctactactgcagccctcactacagttacccctactactgcagcactcactacagatacatctactactacaacactcactacagatacatctattactgcagcactcactaaagatacatctactacttcagcactcactacagatacatctactactgcagcactcactacagatacatctactactacgtcactcactacagatacatctactactacgtcactcactacagatacattgacTGCTGCAGCACTCACTAAAGATACATCTACTACTTcagcactcactacagatacatctactactgcagcactcactacagatacatctactactacGTCACTCACTATAGATACATTGACTACTGCAGCACTAACTTCAGATAAttctactactgcagcactcactacgGTAGGAAGCACTGAAAGTGATAGTATAAATACAGGTACCACCACAAGTGGAAGTACCACTATAGAGACCACCACAagtggaagtaccaatacagggaccaccacaagtggaagtaccaatacagggaccaccacaagcggaagtaccaatacagggaccaccacaagtgGAAGTACAAATACAGTGACCACCACAagtggaagtaccaatacagggaccaccacaagtggaagtaccaatacagggaccaccacaagtggaagtaccaatacaggaACCAGCATAATCCTaagtaccaatacagggaccaccacaagcggaagtacaaatacagggaccaccacaagtggaagtaccaatacagggacccCCACAAGTGGAAGTACACATACAGGGACCACCATAAGTGGAAGTACCACGacagggaccaccacaagtggaagtacaaatacagggaccaccacaagcggcagtaccaatacagggaccaccacaagtggaagtaccaatacagggaccaccacaagtggaagtaccaatacagggaccaccacaagtggaagtaccaatacagAGACCACCACAAGTGGGATTACAAATACAGAAACCACCACACgtggaagtaccaatacagggaccagCACAAGTGGGattacaaatacaaatacagAGACCACCTCAAGTGGAAGTACCAATTCAGGGACCAGCACAAGTGGAAGTACAAATACAGTGACCACCACTAGTGGAAGTACCAATACACAGACAACCACAGGTGGAAGCACCAATACTGAAACCACCACAagtggaagtaccaatacagggacaaccacaagtggaagtaccaatacagggacaaccacaagtggaagtaccaatacagggacaaccacaagtggaagtaccaatacaggaaccaccacaagcggaagtaccaatacagggacaACCACAAGTGGAAGCACCAATACAGGGACCAGTACAagtggaagtaccaatacaggaACCACCACAAGCAGAAGTACCAATACAGAGACAACCACACGTGGAAGTACCAATACACAGACAACCACAGGTGGAAGTACCAATACAGTGAGCACCACTagtggaagtaccaatacaggaACCACCACAAGTGGAAGTACAACTACAGGGACAACAAGTAAGTCATAAGCTTTGTTGAAATATATTCCTGGGGATTCTTCTTAATTGTCAGTCTGCCCTATCACCCAAATGGGACGGGTAAGGGTGAAGataacacttgattgacaaatacGGCCCCATTCAGAGACCCCTAAGTAATGCAATATGTAATATATTTCCAGGGAAACAAATGCAGCCAAATATTGGCTATtagcatacatatatttatatttatatatatatatcattattttaTCTGCAGCTGCAGCAGGAGGCGGCAGCACAGTGATGCAGAGTACCACAAGCACAACTCAAGCATCTTCTGTCTCATCTGCAGGTAAGAGAGATACTCAGCATTATTATACTGCACAGAATGGTCATTATCTGTgtgtagatactcagcatcattatacagtgtatagtgatactcagcatcattatacagcacagcgtgttcattatcagtgtatagatactcaacaTCATTATACAGAACAGTGTGTTCTTTATCAGTGTATCATTATAGATTTCAGTACTTACTCTCTTGCTTTCTTACAGTGCCAATCTGGGGTATTATTCTTCTCGCACTGGTTGCTGCACTTGCTGTTTCCCTACTCCTGGGTTTGCTCTTTGCAGTGAGTATTTGCCCTATAAACATTACTAAACACCATAAACAGGATTGTTTAATCTTCCACATTATATCCCAACACAGATATCCTAACCATAACATATTAACCCCAATTACCTGATCTTGCCCCTAAAACTGACATAAAACACCCTATGCCAAATCCAACTCTATTAAAATAATacttaccaacaagactcacatcatacagtataatacaaaACCTAACACTAaccataactttaaaaaaaacgtACACTAATCCTAATACACGTACCCCAACAcaacactaaatatatatatatatatatatatatatatactgtcattaaggttatggtgggtaaaaaagtgacaaaaaccctccacagtaaagcataaagcaactgtaaatattactgtatgttcatttgcatgtcttagacaggtctgattacctagtctagtctcaaacctgctctagccattaagaccagcctcacactgatgagacccatcaaggttgaaacatgtacagtatgtgagtgggtctaatggctttgcatctcatcccagcctctgtttaaaagctgtgtttaaaacagcatgcattggcttgaggattggcttgtgtaatacgagcttgagacaaaaggtggcactgagtgctcatttgcatgtcatttcccagaatcccttgctgcagtggaagcgctgtatgctgggtgacaatggggaaagacagggttgcagacctgtctaagacatgcaaatgaacatacagtaatatttacagtatatatatatatatatatatatatatatatatataacatttactGACACTAATCCTACAGTAATATCAATAACCTAACATGACCATAATTAGCCTAACCTGAACCCTAACTCTAACCCAAAACACTCAAACAATATATATCAAACCTAACCTTAAAATAAGCAATCTCCACATAATATTTCAACCCTACAGCTCTTACACTTATCTTTGTACATTATCTGAACATAAACGCACTAACATTAACTGGAACCCAGCAAACCGAACATGTCATAACCGTCTATATGAGGCATGTGGAGAGGCTTGACCAGGGAGCCAGATTTAGGGACATTAAACAATGGCTTTATTCAGCCCGCCACATCAAACAATACAGTCTTAAGGAAATCCACAAAGAAACAAAACATCCTATCTCTGTCTGTAcgggctaactcactttcccagtccctctccgcagggctgggaggatacgcctcttTCCAAAACCGACCACCCCCAAATCCCCAGAGGTACCTGTAAGAAAGGGACCTTTGAGGCAGTCTCTGAATCTGGTTGGTGTCTATTGAGGAACCAGCCTCTGGTGGGTTACAGGGACCTCTGTGCCCAGGAATAGAGGTCTGGTTCATGTGATGTCAGAACAGCCCCGTGCTCAAGACACTGTCTCCTTTGGAAACACAGTTGTGActgtgctcaggagtctctctcctgcagtttccagcaggaggcttttctagatGTCTGATTGGCCTGGTGGAAACTGGTAAATGTatttagctgcaattaaccagctccctgctggattcctcagaccactagAAGCTTTCTATTGAATCCTCATTTAAACCGGGTTAAGTCCCTATTACACCATCCCTACCACTATCCCTAACCTAAGCAAAAACTCTAACTTACACTAAACGTAATACACGAACCAAATTACAATTAACCCTATCCATCATACTCCAACCTAATACATGAACCTTAAAACTAATCCTAATACATTTCCCATGCCACTAACCCTATAACTTAATGTAACCCTGAGCTCTTTCCTCTGCAGGTACTGAAGTGTGGGAGAACTGGAATGTACTCAGTAACCTATTATCCTACGTACTCCCCCCATTTTGACGGGAACATCTCTGGAAGACCCCACGCACACTACGACCCTGAGGGGGGTTCACGGCCGAGAGAAAACTTTAACAGGAGACCCTCGTCAACAAGAGAGCACCATGAGATGCACCCAAGACCTTACCAATCGGGACAAAGTCACCAATCAACCCCATAGACATAGTGTAAATCCTTTATAGGATCGTCCTGTTGATGACTCGGCTAATATCCAACTTCTACTAAGAATACCTACACTGTAAGCTCAGTGGGTCACAATTGGAAGCAGAGACGCCCGCAGAATAGCCGTGGCAGAAACAGTCTCCAGCGCCACGACACTGGAGATAGTATATACTGATGTAGGCAGACTTACTAATATATTCATAAATATTTATACAGTAGCAACAGACACATACATGTAAATGTATTGCATAaatataatattgtatatatatatatatatatatatatatatatatatatatatatatatatatatatatatatatatatatataactgtgagCGCTCAATCCTAAATGCAATATTAACAatttaataattaaaatacaGATAGTAAAATAACCATGAATACATGAAATGCGCGATTCAATAGCATAAATATCATTGGAAATTGGAGGTTGCTACAAAATTGCCATATTCATATGGAAGGAACCCCTGAGTTAATAGTTCCTGTGTCCCAATTAGAACCTGATAATATTCTCCTAGGAAGAAATGGATAGGGATCTCCAGTAAGAATGGAATGAACAAAACAGTTCCAGTGAGTAGATGGTATAACACACTGTCCTGACAATGTGCCCAGAGGTATGGTGATCAGAAAGCAACGCTACCAGCGCACCCGTCAGCTGGAAGCCTCGTGTCTACGAGTGGTTTACAACTGTCTGTTAAGGAGCAAACAAATGGAGTACCTCATCGGTCAGCGTCGGGACACGTGTATCTAGTCAGAGCACGTCCGCAGTGTTCAGCGGGTAAAGGCCAACGTGCCACTCCGATCGCCCAACCCGACCAGGTTCACTCCTCCAAGGTACATGCAGCAACAGAGATTCTGCACGTCGGGACCGCAGCCCGAGGATAAGGCGCCACTATATCTTCCCTTAGATCAGAGGCAGGAACTGACAATcctcagctatatatatatatatatatatatatatatatatatatatatatatatatatatatatatatatatatatatatatataaaaagtagattttacaagattggagtccggaaaaaacgagacagcacacagtccagtagttccaatgaagttgtattcaaagtaacatggcaccacctccaacgtttcggttcactcaacgtgaccttcctcagggacgtgcaataagtgaatgctaatccaccaccttatatacccaaactaatcaaaataaaattaaactcacccgtgtaggggCATCATagcccgcgaaaccgcgccgctgtgacacgcatacaaacgctggaacgcatcgccatttTGGATTCATGATTGTAAAACATCCTGTTAATCTATGGTGGCCTCAATGGTCCGCTCGTGGGtgcaatcgcgcatgcgcgaactcctaATGCCGTGACCCGCAGTGTactgctggaacgcatcgccatattGAATCCAGAGATGTTACCTCCTTAGCCTAGCTACGGTGGCCCAACAGGAGCATATGTCCACCAtagtggcggttcgcgcatgcgcgaagctcCCCTGGCAACTTAATGAGCACAATACTTTGCAATGCAGGATTTGAGCTGTCTTTGAGCTAGCCCCACTCTACGCAtaacggcaccctcacacacagatAGCCTCAGGGACATATAAGAGGTTATGCCATAATAAATGCCCATATAGTACAAAGAAGGGCCCATAGCCAGTGGGACCATTTGAGAAAGCACATATACATAGGCTCAATAATGCATGTTCTATTATATGTTGTTATTGCCTTAAAGAATACTCAAAAGGACCAATTCCAGCATAAGAACGCGTGGCACACACAGCAAACATACATAAACCAATTGACCACCAAACATGTGAAATACTGTGTGCATCACTGTAAGATATATTGTTATTGatgtcccactataataaatactataactACACTGACTAATAAAGTCTAAAATCGAAAACAAGATAACATGTCTAGTCAAACCAAGTTCCTCTAGATTCGAGCAACTAATGGACTTATGGCATATATGACTAATGAGACAACTTGTGATGGACACGGATGTGTCCATCCGgagacagtatatatactgtacttcgtGGTCAAACTCTGTCCTATAGACAGCCCGTGGCCAACAGGGCGTATTTACAAGATATGTCAAATGTTTTACAGTCTCCAAAATAACATGTAATACCTATGGTCTCGAAGCGGGACATCATGAACACTCTCGATGCATGTACTCAAACCATAAAGTGATATAGTGAAAATGACAATACAAGGGCACATACGGAAATAACACATGAAGACATAATGCAGAAATATTACAAAAGAAACAACGACAAACAAAGACAAACAAAATTACACAACCACACTGCAGTAAACAATTGAAAAGTACCACAAAATATCATAGTCCAGATTTCTGTCATAAGAAACATCCTAGCGAAAAATCTTCGTTTAAGCCAAAAGGGGCCACTGTTTTTAATTCAAAGATGTGTCTTGCTTCGCTTTGCAACAAAAGTCtgtttctatcaccccctcgtgtAGGCGCTCGGATCTGTGAGATTGGCATACACCTAAACGTTGCCAGTGAATGTTTAAAGTCCCTGAAGTGTTTAGCAACAGGGAGACATTTGAACTCCAAATCCTTGGCGTCCGTGGATAGTGCTTTACGAATTGTTGAACGATGGATGGCTATACGTTCTTTGAGCATTCGCACTGTCTTCCCAATGTACAGTAAACCACAGggacatttaatcaaatatataacaaattttgattcacaattcagatgttgGTGAATT containing:
- the LOC142471444 gene encoding uncharacterized protein LOC142471444 → MPHGSTNTGTTTSGSTNTGTPTSGSTHTGTTISGSTTTGTTTSGSTNTGTTTSGSTNTGTTTSGSTNTGTTTSGSTNTGTTTSGSTNTETTTSGITNTETTTRGSTNTGTSTSGITNTNTETTSSGSTNSGTSTSGSTNTVTTTSGSTNTQTTTGGSTNTETTTSGSTNTGTTTSGSTNTGTTTSGSTNTGTTTSGSTNTGTTTSGSTNTGTTTSGSTNTGTSTSGSTNTGTTTSRSTNTETTTRGSTNTQTTTGGSTNTVSTTSGSTNTGTTTSGSTTTGTTTAAGGGSTVMQSTTSTTQASSVSSAVPIWGIILLALVAALAVSLLLGLLFAVLKCGTTGMYSVTYYPTYAPHLDGNISGRPHVHYDPEGGSRPRENFNRRPSPTRENHDFNRRPPPTRENHDFNRRPSSTREDYEMRPRPYLSGQSHQSTS